A segment of the Lolium perenne isolate Kyuss_39 chromosome 3, Kyuss_2.0, whole genome shotgun sequence genome:
GGCTACAATTCCTCCTAGTATGCGTTCTAGGTGGGATAATCAAGAACTGAATAACTCGAGCATGAATAGCAGAAAAAAGAAAGATGTTTATTCTGTTGCAAATAGTTAATACAATGGAGCTACTTATTTTGATTTCTCCTTCTCTTTCTTCTGGTCAGGGGCTCTTGACCCTATAATGCTACAGATGGGCTGGTCTGGCGACTGAAGTAATTTCAGGGCTGGGTGGACTATCAGATCGCGCATCAACAGTTTCTGCCCGACATCCAACTCGCTTAGGTCCACTTCAATGTATGGTGGAACAATGTCAGCAGGGCAGAGAAACTTGACTGTTCGCTTTATGGTGTTGAAGTAAGCTCCTGCATGGTTGTCAATATAATCAAATTAGTCTGGATTTACTATTGAACAGATGCAACTTAATACAACAGGAATGCACATGGATAAGGACTTAATGCACTGAATCCTAGAGCTGTATATAATGTAATGAAGGCAATGCTTGAACACTGGCTAGAGCACCTGTATGAAAATGATGAACACAGCTCATGTAAGTCTGTAATAAGCCATTAGACGTAACTTAATTCGTTAGTGTTGTTCCAGAGAATTGAGGCCTTTCACTGGCATAACTCAGGATAAACTATTCTAAGTAGCCTAAATATTACAATACGGTTAAATGTAAGAAACAGACGTGATGAAGAAATTGTGTATGTCTAAGATCTAAGGCCTGGTTTATGTGGAAAAAACAGGAAGATATTTAGTTTAAGCATTCCAATTTAGTTTTACCCAAGATAGATACATCATTGGAATACATGCTACATACCTTTCCTGAGACCAGGTGAAGCATCCTCTCCAATGTACATCAAAGGAACATCTATTTTGAGCAGCGCTGAAGAAGGAGCTCTCATGAATGTTACATTCAGAGGTTCATCAGTGCCTGCGTGCAAATGCACCTGAAAATAGTCCAAACAAGTCAATCAAATGTTTCATTCCATTGATTCTCTGTACCACATTATATTTATTAAAAAAATCCACACTGCACCAGTCATTCTAACATATAGGGGCAAGTGTGCGAAGTTGATGGAAGTGTCTGGTTGATATTTTGCAGTCCGCTAAAAAAAACATCGCGTATAGTTCATTGTTAAAGCAATCAGCTCCATGTTAGTATGACGGTGTTTGCTGCTGATAAACATCAGAGAACGCAACTCTAATGATATTTTCAAAACAACCCATCTGTGGAAGCCGTTTGATTCTCCTACATCAACTAGGGAGGGTCTATACCTGATACACAATCTAAGAGATCACGCATAGGTCAACATGTTAACTGTGATAGTGTGGTATAAGAGGTGGGTATATTTTAGTTTTGTTCAATTCGCAGGAATTTAGCAAGAAAACAGTTCAATTCCTGTAGGAATCAAGGAAAATTCAGAGTCCCAAACAGGACCATCATGTTTTTTCTCCATGTTATCCACTCCAGAGCATAAGTGCAAAAAAAATCCTTAAGACTGCACAAACATACATGATCCCCATCTAGGATTCGGTAATGAATAAAAGCAACCCTAGAAGTTTGAAAATGCACTATGTGCATTACAACCGTTCATCTGGTACCGTGCTAGTGAAGAGAAGTAGTGAAGTAGACAACCAAATAAAACAGATTCTAACGATCACCCAAGAGCAACAAAAGGAGGATAAATTGCATTTGCTTGTACCATATAAATGAATCCTCCCTGGTATATAATACATACACTCGTGTTACTTCGTCAAGAGCTTCCCAACAAAAACGGAAGCTCTGTTTCATCCTCAAACATTTACAAGTCTGGCAAGATAATGAAGGCACCAGACTTTTCATGTTGCAGCATCTGATAATTCACCCAATGCCCATTTTCTGATACAAAAATATCCTACGACCCAATAAGTTGTAAGAGATCACCCAGTGCCCATTTTCGGGTAACAAATATCCTAAGACCGAAGGAGTTTAAGTGTAACGCGCAAGGTGTATTTACTGCACTGATTGTCCAGTAGAATATATACAAGTATACAACATAGAAACTAAACCTGCAAGTTCATTTCCCTTTAATCCTCTAACAACCTACAGAATTGAGGCGAGAAATACAAAGCTTTAATTTGCCCGAACAGAGTACACTAAGAGATAACTAATTAACCACATAGCAGCTCCAACTCTTCAATCGAATGAACCTTCTATAGTTCTATTACTATTACCACCAAGCCAGTTATCTTTTCACCGATGATTTTTCTTCCTATACAAAAATCAAATGGCGACCTAAAACTGAAGCAAGTGTAACGTGGAACCACACTACTTACAATACGAAATGCTAATCCAAGCTATGGAAATCTCCAAGACTTGGGCCGTTGATCATGCAGAGCACAACCACGAGACTAATTACTGGGATATTGTAGAAAATGTCCACACATAACAAACAAGGGATCACTAACCATTAAGAGAACCCACCTTGCGCGGCAGGACGCGTACGCTCTCGACGAGGTCCCCCTGGCCGGCGTGGTCCGACCAGACCTCGAGGCGGAAGAGGCGGgagaggaagaaggagcggccgAGGTGGTCGACGAGCTTGCGGATCTGCTTGGACTGCACCGAGACGAGGCGCTTGTTGCCGCCCTCCTGGCCGTTCTCCTGCTCGAAGACGATGGCCGGCACCCGCCCGGCCTTGCGCTCCTTGGCCGCGAAGTGCCTCCcggaggaggtcctcggcacggCGAAGATCACCTCGTCGTGCTTCGCGTCCGGCCGCGGGTGGCCCGGGAGGTAGTGGAACGGCGGCGAGAGGAGCTCGTCGATGTTGAGATCTGGGGCGGAGAGCGCCGCGGAGGAGGTGGAGaggtggcggcggaggagcggGAGGGTGAGGGTCTGGAGCGGTCGCCGGAGGAGCATGGCGGCCGCCGGCTGGTCGTCGAGGGGTGTAGGGTTTTTGGGGGGTGAGATGTCCGGCTTGGAATGGCCGAATGGGGAAGAGAAGGTGATGGTTTAAGGCTTTGTGTGGGCTGTGGGCCTGTAACCTGTAATGTTGGGCCAGAATTGAGAGCGCCGTCCTGCTAGCAAGGCGTTCTACTTCTACCGATCGCTTGGAAGTGATAAAATgatgaaggagaagaagagtcTGTGCCGCTACAAATCCATTTTCTTTGAGATTGACAAAAGATCAAAAGATTTTGAGGTAGCTTAGTTATGAAAATGGATTATTCCATGAATTCCTCAAAACGAGGCTCATCAAATGCAAAATCTAAGACTACTAAGAAAATAAGAAAATAATTAGAACGATTAAATTACTGCTCCCGAATATTCAACTGACTGATTAATTTCTTATAACGTACTCTATTTTTCTTTGCCAAATAAGCCAGCAAAGGTCGACGTTTTCCCAAAAGTATTCGTAGACCTCTTTCCGATGAAAAATCTTTTTTGTGTAATTCCAAATGTGAAGCAAGTCTCCGTATCTTATTGGTGAAACTGAATACTTGAAATTCAACAGAACCCAATAAGGATAGGGACACTAATGGGATGCCCATATTATTGCTAGAAATTTTATTACGCAACCTCTTGGGCTTTTTGGCCGTCGAGTGTGGTTCACAAAACCAATGgtaaggaaatcggtaatcgttaactgctcggtcgGCTTGGGAGTAGCGGTTAATCGGAATTCGGatga
Coding sequences within it:
- the LOC127342806 gene encoding uncharacterized protein, coding for MLLRRPLQTLTLPLLRRHLSTSSAALSAPDLNIDELLSPPFHYLPGHPRPDAKHDEVIFAVPRTSSGRHFAAKERKAGRVPAIVFEQENGQEGGNKRLVSVQSKQIRKLVDHLGRSFFLSRLFRLEVWSDHAGQGDLVESVRVLPRKVHLHAGTDEPLNVTFMRAPSSALLKIDVPLMYIGEDASPGLRKGAYFNTIKRTVKFLCPADIVPPYIEVDLSELDVGQKLLMRDLIVHPALKLLQSPDQPICSIIGSRAPDQKKEKEKSK